The proteins below are encoded in one region of Pseudophryne corroboree isolate aPseCor3 chromosome 8, aPseCor3.hap2, whole genome shotgun sequence:
- the LOC134948612 gene encoding RING finger protein 44-like — translation MSRRELRRLLEDQRRWSRHGDPDDSPRTVFEERLRSERRRGERRPRQDTQEHLSRAGTSARLQRPQREHRHRSRSPLPAPDVAPTDGPSPDPLPGPSPQPTSQQPAENEQNLLDMVYEIIMQNMEATEDANNGQNLPAILEEIMAQNRPAVLEAMHRQNVRSLQLNISFFQSTITAVDDATQSCVICLMQYQDGERVSVLPCSHKYHPRCISQWVATNSSCPVCRRECITEDIECSIS, via the exons ATGAGCCGGAGAGAGCTGAGACGTCTCCTGGAGGATCAGAGGAGGTGGAGCCGTCACGGAGATCCTG ATGATTCACCCCGGACCGTATTTGAGGAGAGACTGCGGTCTGAGCGTCGAAGAGGTGAAAGAAGACCTCGTCAGGACACCCAGGAACATCTGTCAAGAGCAGGAACATCTGCTCGTCTACAGAGACCTCAGAGGGAGCACAGACACCGAAGCCGTTCTCCTCTTCCTGCTCCTGACGTAGCACCAACTGACGGACCAAGTCCAGATCCTCTCCCTGGTCCAAGTCCACAGCCAACGTCTCAGCAGCCAGCGGAGAATGAGCAGAATCTCTTGGACATGGTGTACGAGATCATCATGCAGAATATGGAAGCCACTGAGGATGCTAACAATGGGCAGAATCTCCCGGCCATTTTGGAAGAGATCATGGCACAGAATAGGCCAGCCGTGTTGGAAGCGATGCACAGGCAGAATGTCCGGTCCCTGCAGTTAAATATCAGCTTTTTCCAATCTACCATCACTGCTGTGGATGATGCGACACAGTCATGTGTAATCTGTCTAATGCAGTACCAAGATGGGGAGCGAGTGTCTGTCCTGCCCTGCAGCCACAAGTACCATCCAAGATGCATCTCACAGTGGGTTGCAACAAATTCCAGCTGTCCCGTGTGCCGCAGAGAGTGCATCACAGAGGACATTGAGTGTTCGATCTCctga